One region of Cuculus canorus isolate bCucCan1 chromosome 6, bCucCan1.pri, whole genome shotgun sequence genomic DNA includes:
- the SLC35F5 gene encoding solute carrier family 35 member F5, which produces MVWVFVMNRMSSQSSSSTQRRRMALGIVILLLVDVIWVASSELTSYVFTKYNKPFFSTFAKTSMFVLYLLGFIVWKPWRQQCTRGFRGRHAAFFADAEGYFAACTTDNTVNSSLSEPLYVPVKFHDLPTEKNGSNNSDTEKSPKKPRVRFSNIMEIRQLPSSHALEAKLSRMSYPTVKEQESILKTVGKLTATQVAKISFFFCFVWFLANFSYQEALSDTQVAIVNILSSTSGLFTLILAAVFPSNSGDRFTLSKLLAVILSIGGVVLVNLSGSEKSAGKDTIGSLWSLVGAMLYAVYIVMIKRKVDREDKLDIPMFFGFVGLFNLLLLWPGFFLLHYTGFEAFEFPNKLIWMCIVINGLIGTVLSEFLWLWGCFLTSSLIGTLALSLTIPLSIIADMCMQKVQFSWLFFAGAVPVFFSFFIATLLCHYNNWDPVMVGIRRFFAFICRKHRIQRMPEESEQCESLIPMHSVSQDGDSCCS; this is translated from the exons ATGGTGTGGGTTTTTGTCATGAATCGAATGAGCTCCCAGAGCAGTTCATCCACTCAGCGTAGGCGAATGGCTCTAGGAATTGTCATTCTTCTCCTCGTTGACGTGATATGGGTTGCCTCTTCAGAACTCACTTCT taCGTTTTTACAAAATACAACAAACCTTTTTTCAGTACATTTGCAAAAACATCCATGTTTGTTCTATACCTCTTGGGATTTATTGTTTGGAAACCATGGAGGCAACAGTGTACGCGTGGATTTCGTGGAAGGCATGCAGCTTTT TTTGCAGATGCTGAAGGTTATTTTGCTGCTTGTACAACAGATAACACTGTAAACAGTTCTCTG AGTGAACCTTTATATGTTCCTGTAAAGTTTCATGATTTgcccactgaaaaaaatggcagtAATAATAGCGATACAGAGAAAT CTCCCAAAAAGCCACGTGTAAGGTTCAGTAATATTATGGAGATTCGGCAGCTTCCATCGAGCCATGCATTGGAAGCAAAGTTGTCTCGTATGTCATATCCAACGGTTAAGGAACAGGAATCAATATTAAAAACTGTAGGAAAACTCACTGCAACTCAAGTAGCAaaaattagctttttcttttgctttgtg tGGTTCTTGGCGAATTTCTCTTACCAAGAAGCTCTGTCAGATACCCAGGTTGCCATAGTTAATATCTTGTCTTCAACCTCTG GACTTTTTACTTTAATCTTAGCTGCAGTCTTTCCCAGTAACAGTGGAGATAGATTTACCCTGTCCAAATTATTAGCTGTTATTTTAAG CATTGGTGGTGTGGTACTTGTTAACCTTTCTGGATCTGAGAAATCTGCTGGAAAAGATACAATAG GTTCCCTTTGGTCTCTTGTAGGAGCAATGCTGTATGCTGTGTACATAGTAATGATAAAAAGGAAAGTAGACAGAGAAGATAAACTTGACATACCAATGTTCTTTG GTTTTGTAGGACTGTTCAATCTGTTGCTGCTGTGGCCAGGGTTTTTCCTGCTTCACTATACTGGGTTTGAAGCATTTGAGTTTCCCAACAAACTGATATGGATGTGCATTGTCATTAATGGCCTTATTGGAACAGTTCTGTCAGAGTTCCTCTGGCTGTG GGGATGCTTTCTTACCTCATCACTGATCGGCACACTTGCGCTAAGCCTTACAATACCTCTGTCCATAATAGCCGATATGTGCATGCAGAAG gTCCAGTTTTCCTGGTTATTTTTTGCCGGGGCAGtccctgtatttttttcttttttcattgcaACGCTCCTATGTCACTATAACAACTGGGATCCAGTGATGGTGGGAATCAGAAGATTTTTTGCCTTTATCTGTAGAAAACATCGAATTCAGAG aatgCCGGAAGAAAGTGAGCAGTGTGAAAGTCTTATTCCTATGCATAGCGTTTCACAAGATGGAGACAGTTGCTGTTCATAG